A window of Columba livia isolate bColLiv1 breed racing homer unplaced genomic scaffold, bColLiv1.pat.W.v2 Scaffold_140, whole genome shotgun sequence contains these coding sequences:
- the LOC135577802 gene encoding olfactory receptor 14J1-like — MSNSSSITQFLLLPFTDTRELQLLHFWLFLGIYLAALLGNGLIITTIAWDQHLHTPMYFFLLNLALLDLGSISTIVPKSIANSLWDSRVISYAGCAAQVFFVFFLLGAEFYLLTIMSYDRYVAICKPLHYGTLLGSRACVHMAAAAWATGFLYSLLHTANTFSLPLCKGNALGQFFCEIPQILKLSCSHSYLRELGLLVFSLLIGFGSFVFIVVSYVQILRAVLRIPSEQGRHKAFSTCLPHLAVVSLFVSTAMFAYLKPPSISSPSLDLVVSVLYSVVPPAVNPLIYSMRNQELKDALWKLISYNFLKQ, encoded by the coding sequence atgtccaacagcagctccatcacccagttcctcctcctgccgttcacagacacacgggagctgcagctcttgcacttctggctcttcctgggcatctacctggctgccctcctgggcaacggcctcatcatcaccaccatagcctgggaccagcacctccacacccccatgtacttcttcctgctcaacctcgccctcctcgacctgggctccatctccaccattgtccccaaatccatcgccaactctctgtgggattccagggtcatttcctatgcaggatgtgctgcacaggtcttctttgtatttttcttgcttggtgcagagttttaccttctcaccatcatgtcgtacgaccgctacgttgccatctgcaaacccttgcactacgggaccctcctgggcagcagagcttgtgtccacatggcagcagctgcctgggccactgggtttctctattctctgctgcacacggccaatacattttcactgcccctgtgcaagggcaatgccctgggccagttcttctgtgaaatcccccagatcctcaagctctcctgctcacactcctacctcagggaacttgggcttcttgtatTTAGTCTGTTAATTGGTTTTGGCTCTTTTGTGTTCAtagtggtgtcctatgtgcagatcttgagggccgtgctgaggatcccctctgagcagggacggcacaaagccttttccacctgcctccctcacctggccgtggtctccctgtttgtcagcactgccatgtttgcctacctgaagcccccctccatctcctccccatccctggacctggtggtgtctgttctgtactcagtggtgcctccagcagtgaaccccctcatctacagcatgaggaaccaggagctcaaggatgccttgtggaaactcatatcttacaatttcctgaagcaataa